The following are encoded together in the Bradyrhizobium genosp. L genome:
- a CDS encoding phosphatase PAP2 family protein → MIVRNTTPPTERAASILTRAADEHVVRAAAPGWWLSGRRRSRSQRVASVHLLATSVTAFLALHLLESVFNQKRPDRMTLLGHQHGIPFSGQADDSFPSGHAIQIGVLLSAASRLPAPQRRLAWGLGSGLMSTRVVLLAHLVSDVAAGSVIGVAVEWLLRFATGDGRGGAARPSRTALHEDLSNGLLAKRSSSGSPTPSC, encoded by the coding sequence GTGATTGTCCGCAACACGACGCCGCCGACAGAGCGTGCAGCTTCGATCCTGACGCGGGCCGCCGACGAGCACGTCGTGCGTGCCGCCGCACCGGGCTGGTGGTTATCGGGCCGCCGCAGGTCGCGTTCTCAGCGCGTTGCCAGCGTTCATCTCCTCGCGACATCCGTTACGGCGTTTCTAGCGTTGCATCTCCTCGAATCTGTCTTCAATCAAAAGCGACCCGACCGTATGACCTTGCTGGGCCATCAGCACGGCATCCCATTTTCCGGACAGGCGGACGACTCCTTTCCGTCGGGACACGCGATCCAAATCGGCGTGTTGCTGTCTGCCGCCAGCCGACTTCCTGCGCCGCAGCGTCGATTGGCATGGGGTCTCGGAAGCGGACTGATGTCGACGCGGGTGGTCCTGTTGGCTCACTTGGTGAGCGATGTCGCTGCGGGATCTGTTATCGGCGTGGCGGTCGAGTGGCTGCTCCGCTTTGCGACCGGTGATGGACGGGGCGGGGCGGCCCGTCCGAGTAGAACTGCCTTGCACGAGGATCTGTCGAACGGTCTCCTTGCGAAACGCAGCTCTTCCGGATCACCGACGCCTTCTTGCTAG
- a CDS encoding CsbD family protein: protein MDWNRVEGNWKQVKGKVKEQWGKLTDDDLDVINGKQDQLEGRLQERYGYAKDQATKEVNDWYGRQKW from the coding sequence ATGGACTGGAATCGTGTCGAAGGCAACTGGAAACAGGTCAAGGGCAAGGTCAAGGAGCAGTGGGGCAAGCTCACGGATGACGACCTCGATGTGATCAACGGCAAGCAGGATCAGCTCGAAGGCCGCCTGCAAGAGCGCTATGGCTATGCCAAGGATCAGGCGACCAAGGAAGTGAACGACTGGTATGGCCGCCAGAAGTGGTGA
- a CDS encoding ferritin-like domain-containing protein: MPDKDLSALFLDTLKDIYYAEKQIYKALPKMAKAASSDDLRAAFEKHHDETEGHIERLEQIFELMGKPARGKKCDAIEGIIDEGKEIMQEYADTPALDPGLVAAAQAVEHYEIARYGTLMAWATKLSMKDAVKLIGQTLAEEKKTDEALTKLAVSTINAEAA; this comes from the coding sequence ATGCCCGATAAAGACCTCAGCGCCCTCTTCCTCGACACCCTCAAGGATATCTACTACGCCGAGAAACAGATCTACAAGGCGCTGCCGAAGATGGCAAAGGCCGCCAGCTCGGACGATCTGCGCGCAGCCTTCGAGAAGCATCATGACGAGACCGAAGGGCATATCGAACGCCTCGAGCAAATCTTCGAGCTGATGGGCAAGCCGGCGCGTGGCAAGAAGTGCGACGCCATCGAAGGCATCATCGACGAAGGCAAGGAGATCATGCAGGAGTACGCCGACACGCCGGCGCTCGATCCAGGCCTGGTCGCTGCGGCACAGGCGGTCGAGCACTACGAGATCGCACGCTACGGCACGCTGATGGCATGGGCGACCAAGCTGAGCATGAAGGACGCCGTCAAGCTCATCGGCCAGACCCTGGCCGAAGAGAAGAAGACCGATGAAGCCCTCACCAAGCTCGCCGTCAGCACCATCAATGCCGAAGCGGCCTAA
- a CDS encoding DUF4142 domain-containing protein, giving the protein MKRIILATAMACVLAGPTMAQSAGEKTGVNSVLGVAPKTEDFIKEAATSDMLEIEAAKIAQQKGNATEKKFADQMITDHTKTSTELKQLVSGDMKSALPTALDDSSEKKLDKLRNTKPEDFAAEYDPMQVSAHKDAVSLFERYAKGGDDAKLKDWAGKTLPALQHHLSMAQDMDKNRK; this is encoded by the coding sequence ATGAAGCGTATCATCCTGGCCACCGCAATGGCCTGCGTGCTGGCCGGCCCGACCATGGCCCAGTCGGCCGGTGAGAAGACTGGCGTCAATTCCGTCCTCGGCGTTGCGCCCAAGACGGAGGATTTCATCAAGGAAGCCGCCACGAGTGACATGCTGGAGATCGAGGCGGCAAAGATCGCCCAACAGAAGGGCAATGCGACCGAGAAAAAATTCGCCGACCAGATGATCACCGATCACACCAAGACGAGCACCGAATTGAAACAACTCGTCAGCGGCGACATGAAGTCCGCGCTGCCGACCGCACTCGACGACAGCTCCGAGAAAAAGCTTGACAAGCTCCGCAACACCAAGCCGGAGGATTTCGCCGCCGAGTACGACCCGATGCAGGTCAGCGCGCACAAGGACGCGGTCTCGCTGTTCGAGCGCTATGCGAAGGGCGGCGACGATGCGAAGCTGAAGGATTGGGCCGGCAAGACGCTTCCCGCGCTTCAGCATCATCTCTCGATGGCGCAGGACATGGACAAGAACCGGAAGTAG
- a CDS encoding DUF3551 domain-containing protein — translation MKKILTIALFALATSGGLAVSSGSASARDYPWCSQGRQEGYPGDCNYQTRAQCMASVSGRDAACGINPRFAYGQQRQRPYNRY, via the coding sequence ATGAAAAAGATTCTCACGATCGCTCTTTTCGCACTCGCTACATCCGGCGGCCTTGCCGTTTCGAGCGGGAGCGCTTCGGCTCGCGACTATCCGTGGTGCTCGCAGGGTCGGCAGGAAGGTTATCCCGGCGACTGCAATTATCAGACACGTGCGCAGTGTATGGCCTCCGTCTCCGGCAGAGACGCCGCCTGCGGCATCAACCCGCGTTTCGCGTATGGCCAGCAGCGCCAGCGCCCTTACAATCGCTATTAA
- a CDS encoding thiamine pyrophosphate-requiring protein, whose protein sequence is MSQTVGDFIVHRLHDWGVRHIFGYPGDGINGVFGALNRADGRIEFIQARHEEMAAFMASAYAKFSGRLGVCVATSGPGASHLTTGLYDALLDHQPVLALVGQQARNALGGQYQQELDLVSMFKDVASAYVAQASSPAQVRHLIDRAARIALARRTVTAVILPNDLQEETYQDPPRAHGTLRSGIGYAPPRILPRESELDRASDVLNAGKKVAMLVGAGALGATDEVIAVADRLSAGCAKALLGKAVLPDDLPWVTGSIGLLGTEPSYDLMMECDTLLMVGSAFPYSEFLPKEGSARGVQIDIDAGMLSIRFPMEVGLVGDAAETLRALLPRLQQKSDDGWRQSIAGNVGRWWSTLEDRAKQPAKPVNPQRVTWELSPRIPDRAIITSDSGSCANWFARDLKMRPGISASLSGGLASMGAAVPYAIAAKYAEPDRPVIALVGDGAMQMNNMAELITVAKYWRTWKDHRWIVCVFNNQDLNQVTWEQRIINADPKFEASQRIPDVSYAHFAEMIGLRGIYVDRPDLLGSAWDQALASDIPVVLEVKTDPEVPPLPPHITLEQAKNFSIALAKGDPNEIGVIRGAARQVLETILPGKE, encoded by the coding sequence ATGTCCCAGACTGTCGGCGATTTCATCGTTCACCGCCTCCACGATTGGGGCGTGCGGCACATCTTCGGCTATCCCGGCGACGGCATCAACGGCGTGTTCGGCGCGCTCAATCGCGCCGACGGCCGGATCGAATTCATTCAAGCCCGGCACGAGGAGATGGCGGCGTTCATGGCTTCGGCCTACGCCAAGTTCTCCGGCCGGCTTGGCGTCTGCGTTGCGACCTCGGGCCCGGGAGCTTCCCATCTTACGACCGGTCTTTACGACGCCCTGCTCGACCATCAACCGGTGCTCGCGCTCGTCGGCCAGCAGGCGCGCAACGCGCTCGGCGGCCAATACCAGCAGGAGCTCGACCTGGTCTCGATGTTCAAGGACGTCGCGAGCGCCTACGTCGCACAGGCGTCCTCGCCTGCCCAAGTCCGGCATCTGATCGACCGCGCTGCTCGCATCGCTCTGGCGCGGCGCACGGTGACTGCCGTGATCTTGCCGAATGATCTTCAGGAGGAGACTTATCAGGATCCGCCGCGCGCCCACGGCACGCTGCGATCGGGTATCGGCTATGCGCCGCCTCGTATCCTCCCGCGCGAATCCGAGCTCGACCGCGCTTCGGACGTTCTCAACGCCGGAAAGAAGGTCGCCATGCTGGTCGGCGCCGGGGCGCTTGGTGCGACCGATGAGGTCATCGCGGTCGCCGACCGGTTGTCGGCAGGCTGTGCGAAGGCGCTGCTCGGCAAGGCCGTGTTGCCTGACGATCTTCCCTGGGTGACCGGATCGATCGGTCTGCTCGGCACCGAGCCGAGCTATGACCTGATGATGGAATGCGACACGCTGCTGATGGTTGGCTCGGCCTTTCCTTACTCCGAATTCCTGCCGAAGGAAGGCAGCGCGCGTGGGGTCCAGATCGACATCGATGCCGGCATGCTTTCGATCCGCTTTCCGATGGAGGTCGGCCTGGTCGGCGACGCCGCCGAGACGCTGCGCGCCTTGCTACCGCGGTTGCAGCAGAAAAGCGACGACGGCTGGCGTCAATCGATAGCGGGCAATGTCGGGAGATGGTGGTCGACGCTGGAGGATCGCGCGAAGCAGCCCGCCAAGCCGGTTAATCCGCAGCGGGTTACCTGGGAGCTGTCACCCCGGATCCCCGACCGCGCCATCATCACCAGCGACTCCGGCTCTTGCGCCAACTGGTTCGCGCGTGACCTGAAGATGCGGCCAGGCATCAGCGCCTCGCTTTCTGGCGGCCTTGCCTCGATGGGCGCGGCTGTTCCCTACGCCATCGCAGCCAAATATGCCGAGCCTGACCGCCCGGTGATCGCATTGGTCGGCGACGGCGCGATGCAGATGAACAACATGGCCGAGTTGATTACGGTCGCAAAATACTGGCGGACCTGGAAAGACCATCGCTGGATCGTCTGCGTGTTCAACAATCAGGACCTCAACCAGGTCACCTGGGAGCAACGCATCATCAACGCCGATCCGAAGTTCGAGGCATCGCAGCGCATTCCCGACGTCTCCTATGCCCACTTCGCCGAGATGATCGGTCTGCGCGGCATCTATGTCGACCGACCCGACCTCCTCGGCTCCGCCTGGGACCAGGCGCTGGCGAGCGACATCCCCGTCGTGCTAGAGGTCAAGACCGATCCCGAAGTGCCGCCGCTGCCGCCGCACATCACACTGGAGCAGGCCAAGAACTTCTCCATCGCGCTGGCCAAAGGCGACCCAAACGAGATCGGCGTGATCCGCGGCGCCGCGCGACAAGTGCTGGAAACGATTCTGCCCGGCAAGGAGTGA
- a CDS encoding DUF763 domain-containing protein has product MARRTGSADLPLHGGRVPQWLAGRMTTLGVVITQAIIHHYGRDAFLQRLSHPFWFQSFGAVMGMDWHSSGITTSVIGALKRGLAPLQAELGIHVCGGRGKHSRRTPDELMALGDRIGFDGAALTRTSKLVAKVDSAAVQDGFELYLHGFFVTDDGKWTVVQQGMNDNKRQARRYHWHSEGLRSFVDEPHSAIDGPSQGEIVNLTDHRAAGSRQAQLDLLAAIGPDGIARQYAELTQKAAAQPDLPHLIMPEHHDVRASDVFIRRLHGTLAAAADRGPLDFPELLLTPGVGARTVQSLAMVAEVLHGQPYRFRDPARFSLAHGGKDRHPFPVPIKVYDETIRVLKSAVQQAKLGRDEEIQALRRLDDQARSVERTASGPSFDAFVANEHVRSPALDGRSVSGWEANLARCNGVTKS; this is encoded by the coding sequence ATGGCCCGACGTACCGGCAGCGCCGACCTTCCGCTTCATGGCGGACGCGTTCCGCAATGGCTTGCCGGACGCATGACGACGTTAGGTGTCGTCATCACGCAGGCCATCATCCATCACTACGGCCGTGACGCCTTCCTGCAACGCCTTTCGCATCCGTTCTGGTTCCAGTCGTTCGGCGCCGTGATGGGCATGGACTGGCATTCGTCCGGTATCACGACGAGCGTGATCGGTGCGCTCAAGCGCGGGCTGGCGCCACTGCAGGCTGAGCTTGGCATCCACGTCTGCGGCGGCCGGGGCAAGCACTCACGGCGCACGCCAGACGAGCTGATGGCGCTTGGCGATCGCATCGGGTTCGACGGCGCCGCCCTGACCCGCACCAGTAAGCTGGTGGCCAAGGTCGACAGCGCGGCGGTCCAGGACGGTTTCGAGCTCTATCTTCACGGCTTCTTCGTCACTGACGATGGCAAATGGACCGTGGTCCAGCAGGGCATGAATGACAACAAGCGGCAGGCGCGGCGTTATCATTGGCATTCCGAAGGCCTCCGCAGCTTTGTCGACGAACCGCACAGCGCGATCGACGGCCCGTCGCAAGGCGAGATCGTCAATCTGACTGACCATCGCGCCGCGGGTTCGCGCCAGGCGCAGCTCGACCTGCTCGCCGCGATCGGGCCCGACGGTATCGCACGCCAATATGCCGAACTCACGCAAAAAGCCGCGGCGCAGCCCGACCTGCCGCACCTGATCATGCCGGAACATCACGACGTTAGGGCAAGCGATGTTTTTATCCGCCGGCTGCACGGTACCTTGGCTGCGGCAGCCGACCGCGGACCGCTGGACTTTCCCGAGCTGCTGCTCACGCCCGGCGTTGGAGCCCGCACGGTGCAGTCGCTGGCAATGGTTGCCGAAGTCCTTCACGGCCAACCCTATCGTTTCCGCGACCCGGCGCGCTTCTCGCTCGCCCATGGCGGCAAGGACCGTCATCCCTTCCCGGTGCCGATCAAGGTCTATGACGAGACCATCCGCGTGCTGAAATCGGCCGTGCAGCAGGCCAAGCTCGGCCGCGACGAAGAAATCCAGGCGCTGAGGCGCCTCGACGACCAGGCTCGCAGCGTGGAACGAACGGCAAGCGGTCCGTCGTTCGATGCATTCGTGGCAAACGAGCACGTCCGCTCGCCAGCCCTTGACGGCCGTTCGGTGTCCGGCTGGGAGGCCAATCTTGCGAGATGCAATGGCGTCACCAAGTCCTGA
- a CDS encoding DUF72 domain-containing protein: MARILIGTSGWHYPSWRGPFFPDRLPLKRQLDYYASQFPTTELNGVFYRTPTEQAVKAWHDTTNDNFVFAWKASRFITHWKRLSQDSANSLDLLDQRLRLLGHKVGPVLFQLPPNFAVDTDRLAAFLKLLKRRRRYAFEFRHASWYEPRILKLLGTRNIALCISDHHDAPAPWKRTADFVYVRGHGPGGRYRGHYRQAQLADWAKRIRGWKRQGCDVYVYFDNDQKSAAPVDARKLCQLLGSTVPQPTER, encoded by the coding sequence ATGGCACGCATTCTGATCGGCACATCCGGCTGGCATTATCCGTCCTGGCGCGGACCGTTCTTTCCCGACCGGCTGCCGCTGAAGCGTCAGCTCGACTACTACGCAAGCCAATTTCCGACCACGGAACTGAACGGCGTGTTCTATCGCACGCCGACCGAGCAGGCCGTCAAAGCCTGGCACGACACGACCAACGACAACTTTGTCTTTGCCTGGAAGGCGTCCAGGTTCATCACGCATTGGAAGCGCCTGTCGCAGGATTCCGCTAACAGCCTTGACCTGTTGGACCAGCGCCTCCGCCTGCTGGGTCATAAGGTCGGCCCCGTGCTGTTTCAGCTCCCGCCCAATTTCGCAGTCGATACCGATCGGCTCGCCGCGTTCCTCAAGCTCTTGAAGCGCCGTCGGCGATATGCATTTGAATTTCGCCATGCTAGTTGGTACGAGCCGCGCATTCTGAAGCTGTTGGGGACGCGCAACATCGCGCTCTGCATCTCCGACCATCACGATGCGCCGGCGCCGTGGAAACGCACCGCCGATTTTGTCTATGTCCGCGGCCACGGTCCGGGCGGACGTTATCGTGGCCACTACAGGCAGGCCCAACTCGCGGATTGGGCGAAGCGCATCCGCGGCTGGAAGCGGCAGGGATGTGACGTCTACGTCTACTTCGACAACGACCAGAAGAGCGCGGCGCCCGTCGATGCTCGCAAGCTCTGCCAGTTGCTCGGATCTACAGTTCCGCAGCCGACTGAACGATAG
- a CDS encoding flavodoxin family protein, whose product MPSDTLKAIALNCTLKPGKDASSTDKLLGEVLSALRHHDVSGEVIRVVNLNIKPGVTSDEGAGDDWPALRSKILAADVLIMGTPIWLGQPSSVAKRVMERMDAFLGETDEQGRMPSFGKLAIVAVVGNEDGAHHCHAEIFQALNDVGFTIPAGGATYWVGEAMGSTDYKDLPKPYDNTVQTTKMLAANAAHLARLLKAATYPGVS is encoded by the coding sequence ATGCCGTCTGACACGCTGAAAGCCATCGCGCTGAACTGCACGCTCAAACCGGGAAAGGACGCCTCCTCGACCGACAAGCTGCTCGGGGAAGTGCTCTCTGCCCTTCGGCACCATGACGTCTCTGGCGAGGTGATCCGCGTCGTCAACCTCAACATCAAGCCGGGCGTGACCTCCGATGAAGGCGCCGGCGACGACTGGCCCGCGTTACGCAGCAAGATCCTTGCCGCCGATGTTCTCATCATGGGTACGCCGATTTGGCTCGGTCAGCCCTCGAGCGTCGCCAAGCGCGTCATGGAACGGATGGATGCATTCTTGGGGGAAACCGATGAACAGGGCCGCATGCCGTCCTTCGGCAAGCTTGCGATCGTCGCCGTCGTTGGCAATGAGGATGGTGCTCACCACTGCCACGCCGAGATCTTCCAGGCGTTGAACGATGTCGGCTTTACCATCCCCGCCGGCGGCGCGACCTATTGGGTGGGCGAGGCGATGGGATCGACCGATTACAAGGATCTTCCGAAACCCTACGACAACACGGTGCAGACGACCAAGATGCTTGCTGCCAATGCCGCGCATCTCGCGCGCTTGCTGAAAGCGGCAACCTATCCCGGCGTGTCGTAG
- a CDS encoding MgtC/SapB family protein: MLVGLAAAPAMIQANLPLTLEGKVSGSFAVMDPMRLPLGILIGSGSIVGGTILRKGGLVTGVTTAATLWLITVIGLCLGGGQLALGCVATAIGFITIAGLKWIDVRIPRGHRAALIATGEVDLSMIDALPNLIEPLPRHLRPASGLRKPLPQIAEAIQCQPGLAHLAASYRRLKKRLKVGERTIELVRDACQLAGFPDALDRSFQNADLNHAGSSARGVDRS, translated from the coding sequence ATCCTGGTCGGGCTTGCGGCGGCGCCGGCGATGATCCAGGCCAACCTCCCGCTCACGCTCGAAGGCAAGGTTTCCGGCTCCTTCGCGGTGATGGACCCGATGCGGCTGCCGCTCGGCATCCTGATTGGGTCGGGTTCAATTGTCGGCGGCACGATCCTCAGAAAGGGCGGTCTCGTCACCGGCGTGACGACGGCAGCGACGCTCTGGTTGATCACCGTGATCGGACTTTGCCTCGGCGGGGGGCAACTCGCCCTAGGCTGCGTCGCCACAGCCATCGGCTTCATCACGATCGCGGGCCTCAAGTGGATCGATGTCAGGATTCCACGGGGTCACCGTGCCGCCCTCATCGCCACGGGCGAGGTTGACCTCAGCATGATCGACGCGTTGCCGAACCTGATTGAGCCCCTGCCACGGCATCTCCGGCCCGCATCAGGCCTTCGCAAACCGCTGCCTCAGATAGCAGAGGCCATCCAATGTCAGCCTGGACTCGCTCATCTCGCCGCGAGCTACCGCCGCCTCAAGAAACGTCTCAAGGTCGGGGAGCGCACGATCGAACTTGTCCGCGATGCCTGTCAGCTCGCAGGTTTCCCTGATGCGCTCGATCGGTCGTTCCAGAACGCTGATCTGAACCATGCTGGCTCAAGCGCGCGTGGAGTGGATCGTTCCTAA